In Comamonadaceae bacterium OS-1, a single window of DNA contains:
- the intS_2 gene encoding prophage integrase IntS: MARKAKDLSALEVGRLVSPGNHAIGGVAGLYLYVNDAGARSWVLRTMVGGKRRHMGLGGFPDVPLAQAKEKARKARDEISRGIDPIAQRKAATSLLLAQQVMEKTFEQAAEGYLEAHEDTWKNPKHRTQWTNSLKTYAYPFMGKLLVRDVHQEHVLSALEPIWKTKTETASRVRGRIESVLDWSTVRKYRTGENPARWKGHLDMLLAAPGKIQKVEHHRALPIDEMQSFLADLQKREGTAARALEFLILCASRSGEVRGATWAEVDLDAKVWTIPGERMKAGKEHRVPLAESAIQILNMQPHQEDDKVIFSAPRGGPLSDMAMTAVMRRMKVDAVPHGFRSTFRDWAREHTNYPRDLAEQALAHVLENKVEAAYRRGDALEKRRQMMHEWSVFLNPKNK, translated from the coding sequence ATGGCTCGCAAAGCAAAGGACTTGTCCGCATTGGAAGTTGGAAGACTAGTGTCGCCTGGCAACCATGCAATTGGAGGCGTGGCGGGGTTGTACCTGTACGTCAATGATGCAGGGGCTCGGTCATGGGTACTCCGCACGATGGTCGGTGGAAAACGCCGCCACATGGGTCTAGGTGGTTTTCCAGACGTACCACTCGCCCAGGCTAAGGAAAAAGCACGAAAAGCCCGCGACGAAATCAGTCGAGGGATTGACCCCATCGCACAACGTAAGGCCGCTACCAGCCTGCTGCTCGCACAACAGGTCATGGAAAAAACTTTCGAGCAAGCCGCCGAGGGCTATCTCGAAGCCCACGAAGACACTTGGAAAAACCCTAAGCATAGGACCCAATGGACCAACTCATTAAAAACCTACGCTTACCCATTCATGGGCAAATTATTGGTGCGCGACGTGCACCAAGAACACGTATTGAGCGCATTAGAGCCCATCTGGAAAACCAAAACTGAAACTGCATCCAGAGTACGCGGCCGAATCGAAAGCGTTTTAGACTGGTCTACGGTACGCAAGTACCGTACTGGTGAGAACCCAGCCCGTTGGAAAGGCCATCTAGACATGCTGCTCGCCGCGCCCGGCAAGATACAAAAGGTAGAGCACCACCGTGCACTACCAATCGACGAAATGCAAAGCTTCTTGGCCGACCTGCAGAAACGGGAAGGCACAGCCGCAAGAGCACTTGAATTCCTCATTCTCTGTGCCTCGCGCAGTGGCGAAGTAAGAGGTGCTACCTGGGCAGAAGTAGATCTGGACGCTAAGGTCTGGACAATCCCCGGTGAAAGAATGAAGGCCGGTAAGGAGCATCGTGTTCCACTGGCCGAGTCGGCAATTCAGATACTCAATATGCAACCGCATCAAGAGGACGACAAAGTGATCTTTAGTGCCCCGCGTGGCGGGCCGCTATCGGACATGGCCATGACTGCAGTTATGCGCCGGATGAAAGTCGATGCCGTACCCCATGGATTCCGATCGACATTCCGAGACTGGGCACGAGAGCATACCAACTATCCACGTGACCTCGCGGAACAAGCACTGGCACACGTGCTCGAAAATAAAGTAGAAGCAGCATATAGACGTGGTGATGCACTAGAGAAACGTCGTCAAATGATGCATGAATGGTCAGTGTTTCTCAACCCAAAAAATAAATAA
- the cusF gene encoding cation efflux system protein CusF, with translation MMAGSVHAQAAMNMGDAKKEASAPVVAADMTDGEVRKVDLDNKKITIKHGDIKNLDMPGMTMVFQVKDPAMLDKVKTGDKVRFKAEKANGAIVVTDIQQAK, from the coding sequence ATGATGGCTGGCTCTGTTCACGCCCAAGCCGCGATGAACATGGGCGATGCCAAAAAGGAAGCCTCTGCACCCGTAGTTGCAGCCGATATGACTGATGGTGAAGTGCGAAAAGTAGACCTGGACAACAAGAAAATCACCATCAAACATGGCGATATCAAGAACCTGGACATGCCAGGCATGACCATGGTGTTCCAAGTCAAAGATCCTGCGATGCTCGATAAGGTCAAGACTGGTGACAAGGTCCGGTTTAAAGCCGAAAAAGCAAACGGTGCCATCGTTGTAACCGATATCCAGCAGGCAAAGTGA
- the ribZ_1 gene encoding riboflavin transporter RibZ codes for MFKTRQIPWALASLSLSMLLSSLGTSIANVALPTLALAFSATFQQVQWVVLAYLLAITTLIVSVGRLGDILGRRRLLLGGIALFTTASVLCAAAPSLAWLLAARATQGLGAATMMALTIAFVAETVPKAQTGSAMGLLGTMSAVGTALGPSLGGVLIGGLGWRSIFLVNLPLGILAFLLARHHLPADRQSRSTARFDAIGTLLLALSLAAYALAMTLGRGHFGTLNMALLLAAAIGTGLFVFSQTRVASPLLQLAAFRDPALGASLATNVLVATVIMATFVVGPFYLSQSLGLSAARVGVVMAIGPAISIVGGVLAGRVVDRWGAASTVVVGLVAMAAGAVALAVLPILFGVVGYIAAIAILTPGYQLFQAANNTAVMLDVPADQRGVVSGLLSLSRNLGLVTGASVMGAVFAFAAGTTDITTARPEAVATGLQTTFGVAALLVLAALAITAMGQRRAETKKAPGQALF; via the coding sequence ATGTTCAAAACCCGCCAAATTCCCTGGGCACTGGCCAGCCTGTCGCTGTCCATGCTGCTGTCCTCGCTGGGCACCAGCATCGCCAATGTGGCCCTGCCCACGCTGGCCCTGGCCTTCAGCGCCACTTTCCAGCAAGTCCAGTGGGTGGTACTGGCCTACCTGCTGGCCATCACCACGCTGATCGTCAGCGTGGGGCGGCTGGGCGACATCCTGGGCCGTCGGCGGCTGCTGCTGGGCGGCATTGCGCTGTTCACCACGGCCTCGGTGCTGTGCGCCGCCGCACCCTCACTCGCCTGGCTGCTCGCCGCCCGCGCCACCCAAGGCCTGGGCGCAGCCACCATGATGGCGCTGACCATCGCCTTTGTGGCCGAGACCGTGCCCAAGGCCCAGACCGGCAGCGCCATGGGCCTGCTGGGCACCATGTCGGCCGTAGGCACGGCCTTGGGCCCCTCGCTGGGAGGGGTGCTGATTGGCGGCCTCGGCTGGCGTAGCATCTTTCTGGTGAATCTGCCGCTGGGCATTCTGGCCTTTCTATTGGCGCGGCATCATTTGCCTGCAGACCGCCAAAGTCGCAGCACAGCCCGCTTCGATGCCATCGGCACCCTGCTGCTGGCGCTGAGCCTGGCGGCCTATGCACTGGCCATGACGCTGGGGCGCGGCCACTTCGGCACGCTGAATATGGCGCTGCTGTTGGCGGCGGCCATCGGCACCGGCCTGTTCGTGTTCAGCCAGACCCGCGTGGCATCCCCCCTGCTCCAGTTGGCCGCCTTCCGCGACCCGGCGCTAGGTGCCAGCCTGGCCACGAATGTGCTGGTGGCCACGGTAATCATGGCGACCTTTGTGGTAGGGCCGTTTTACCTGTCGCAATCGCTGGGCCTGAGCGCTGCGAGGGTCGGGGTGGTGATGGCCATCGGCCCGGCCATTTCCATCGTAGGGGGCGTGCTGGCGGGCCGGGTGGTGGACCGCTGGGGCGCGGCCTCGACGGTTGTGGTCGGACTGGTGGCCATGGCGGCGGGTGCCGTGGCGCTGGCGGTGCTGCCCATCCTGTTCGGCGTGGTCGGTTACATCGCGGCCATCGCCATCCTGACCCCGGGCTACCAGCTGTTCCAGGCGGCCAACAACACCGCCGTGATGCTGGACGTACCCGCCGACCAGCGCGGCGTGGTCTCCGGCCTGCTCAGCCTGTCGCGCAACCTGGGGCTGGTCACCGGTGCCTCGGTCATGGGCGCGGTGTTCGCCTTCGCCGCAGGCACCACCGACATCACCACGGCCCGCCCCGAGGCGGTGGCAACAGGCCTGCAAACGACCTTCGGCGTGGCGGCATTGCTGGTGCTGGCCGCGCTTGCCATCACGGCGATGGGCCAACGCAGGGCAGAAACAAAAAAAGCGCCTGGGCAGGCGCTTTTTTGA
- the nodD2_1 gene encoding nodulation protein D 2, whose translation MATPDFNLLITLDVLLAEGSVARAARRLRLSPSAMSRALARLRETTGDPLLVRAGRGLVPTPRAVELRDSVRQLVQDAQAVLRPTEALQPAHLVRTFTLRTSEGFVECFGPGLIARVAAEAPGVRLCFVQKPDKDSAPLREGAVDLEIGVVGSTAAPELRTQALFRDRFIGVVRAGHALGQGEITPERYAAGQHISVSRRGLFKGGIDDALEPLGLQRDIVTIVGGFSTALALARASDLVASVPGRHTGVLRAGMHSFDLPVATPAFTVSMLWHPRLDADPAQRWLRTCVREVCVAMD comes from the coding sequence ATGGCAACCCCCGATTTCAACCTGCTGATCACCCTGGACGTGTTGCTGGCCGAAGGCAGCGTGGCGCGCGCCGCCCGCCGCCTGCGCCTGAGTCCGTCGGCCATGAGCCGGGCGCTGGCGCGGCTGCGCGAAACCACCGGCGACCCGCTGCTGGTGCGGGCCGGGCGTGGCCTGGTGCCTACGCCGCGTGCGGTCGAACTGCGCGACAGCGTGCGTCAACTGGTGCAGGATGCGCAAGCGGTGCTGCGCCCCACCGAGGCGCTGCAGCCCGCGCACCTGGTGCGCACTTTCACACTGCGCACCAGCGAAGGTTTTGTGGAATGTTTTGGCCCCGGTCTGATCGCCCGCGTGGCCGCAGAGGCTCCCGGCGTGCGTCTGTGTTTTGTGCAAAAGCCCGACAAAGACAGTGCGCCGCTGCGCGAGGGGGCGGTCGATCTGGAAATTGGCGTGGTGGGCAGCACGGCAGCGCCCGAGCTGCGCACCCAGGCCTTGTTCCGCGACCGCTTCATCGGTGTGGTGCGCGCGGGCCACGCGCTGGGCCAGGGCGAGATCACCCCCGAGCGCTATGCCGCCGGGCAGCACATCAGCGTGTCGCGGCGCGGGCTGTTCAAGGGGGGCATTGACGACGCGCTGGAGCCGCTGGGGCTGCAGCGGGACATTGTCACCATCGTCGGTGGCTTCTCGACCGCCCTGGCGCTGGCCCGGGCCAGCGACCTGGTGGCCAGCGTGCCCGGGCGGCACACCGGTGTGCTGCGTGCGGGCATGCACAGCTTTGACCTGCCAGTGGCCACGCCCGCGTTCACCGTGTCCATGCTCTGGCACCCCCGGCTGGATGCCGACCCGGCACAGCGTTGGCTGCGCACCTGCGTGCGCGAGGTGTGTGTGGCGATGGACTGA
- the ftsP_1 gene encoding cell division protein FtsP — MTNRRSFLTGAGAITTAVAAASVSRVAMAALPEPVLQTHAETMSPLVPTTGRPYNPVVTLNGWTLPWRMNNGVKEFHLVAEPVVREMSPGFKAHLWGYNGQSPGPTIEVVEGDRVRIFVTNKLPEHTSVHWHGQRLPNGMDGVSGLNQPAIPSGKTFVYEFVARRPGTFMYHPHADEMTQMAMGMMGFWITHPKVKHPLIDDVDRDFVFLLNAYDIDPGAYTPKIMTMLDFNLWSWNSRVFPGIDPLVVRKNDKVRIRIGNLTMTNHPIHLHGHEFLVTGTDGGPTPKSTRMYEVTTDVAVGQMRQIEFLADEEGDWAFHCHKSHHTMNAMGHEVPTMIGVDHRKVAREITKLVPDYMVMGERGMADMAEMEMPLPDNTAPMMTGAGPFGSVEMGGMFSMLKVRKDQKPGDYKDPGWYKHPPGTVAYEWTGILPDPARFASEGGKSMPAQNMPAQEIEVQVRKPVMGNMKH, encoded by the coding sequence ATGACGAACAGAAGAAGTTTCCTGACAGGTGCAGGTGCCATCACCACGGCAGTTGCCGCCGCCTCCGTCAGCCGGGTCGCTATGGCAGCCCTGCCAGAGCCGGTGCTCCAGACCCATGCAGAGACGATGTCACCGCTCGTACCCACCACGGGTCGCCCTTACAACCCGGTCGTGACACTGAATGGTTGGACGCTTCCTTGGCGCATGAACAACGGTGTCAAAGAGTTCCACTTGGTGGCTGAACCCGTCGTGCGCGAGATGTCCCCGGGTTTCAAAGCCCATTTATGGGGCTACAACGGCCAGTCCCCTGGCCCGACTATTGAGGTCGTCGAAGGTGACCGAGTCCGCATATTTGTCACCAACAAACTGCCCGAACATACCAGCGTCCACTGGCATGGGCAGCGGCTTCCTAATGGCATGGACGGGGTCTCGGGCCTGAACCAACCGGCCATTCCATCTGGCAAGACGTTTGTCTACGAGTTCGTCGCACGCCGCCCTGGCACATTTATGTACCACCCGCATGCCGATGAAATGACGCAGATGGCGATGGGCATGATGGGCTTCTGGATCACACACCCGAAGGTCAAACATCCACTGATCGACGATGTGGACCGTGACTTCGTGTTCTTGCTAAACGCCTATGACATCGATCCCGGTGCTTACACGCCGAAGATCATGACCATGCTCGACTTCAACCTGTGGAGCTGGAACAGCCGGGTTTTCCCAGGCATCGATCCACTGGTGGTGCGCAAGAACGACAAAGTTCGTATCCGCATTGGCAATCTGACCATGACCAACCATCCCATCCACCTGCATGGGCATGAGTTTTTGGTGACCGGCACAGACGGTGGTCCCACGCCGAAGTCCACGCGTATGTATGAGGTCACGACCGATGTCGCGGTGGGACAGATGCGGCAGATTGAATTCCTCGCGGATGAAGAAGGCGATTGGGCATTCCATTGTCACAAGAGCCACCACACCATGAACGCCATGGGCCATGAGGTACCCACCATGATCGGCGTAGACCACCGCAAGGTTGCACGTGAGATTACCAAGCTGGTTCCCGATTACATGGTGATGGGCGAACGTGGGATGGCCGATATGGCTGAAATGGAAATGCCATTGCCTGACAACACCGCACCCATGATGACCGGCGCAGGACCATTTGGCTCAGTAGAGATGGGTGGCATGTTCAGCATGCTCAAAGTCCGCAAAGACCAAAAACCGGGTGACTACAAAGACCCTGGTTGGTACAAGCATCCCCCAGGAACAGTTGCCTATGAATGGACTGGCATTTTGCCGGATCCTGCCCGCTTCGCGTCCGAAGGCGGCAAATCTATGCCTGCGCAGAACATGCCTGCCCAGGAAATCGAAGTTCAAGTTCGTAAGCCCGTGATGGGCAATATGAAGCATTGA
- the gbpR_1 gene encoding HTH-type transcriptional regulator GbpR, which translates to MASSTPWFIRARLKTRQLLLLVALDDEGNIHRAAQVLNMTQPAASKLLKDLEDVLEVPLFDRLPRGMRPTWYGETMIRHARVALASLNQAHEELTALKAGRFGQVSVGAITSPGLTLLPSAVAMVKQEQPTLRVGLEIENSPVLIERLQQGKLDLVVARLFAEQDKTNLRYEPLIEEPVCAIARPGHPLVRRDGLSLRDVVGAGWIVPPAGSVLRHRFDLMFQEVGLAPPTNVIESSALLFITRMLQQSDMLAVIAADVARYYAAHGLVAIVPLDMPCHMDAFGIITRTDRLPSPAAKVMLTALKAASLALYGCTLEASEA; encoded by the coding sequence ATGGCCTCAAGCACACCCTGGTTCATCCGGGCCCGCCTCAAGACCCGCCAGCTGCTGCTGCTGGTGGCCCTGGACGACGAGGGCAACATCCACCGCGCCGCCCAGGTGCTCAACATGACCCAGCCCGCCGCATCCAAGCTGCTCAAGGACCTGGAAGACGTGCTGGAGGTGCCGCTGTTCGACCGGCTGCCGCGTGGCATGCGCCCCACCTGGTACGGCGAGACCATGATCCGCCACGCCCGGGTGGCGCTGGCCAGCCTGAACCAGGCGCACGAGGAGCTCACCGCGCTGAAGGCCGGGCGCTTCGGCCAGGTCAGCGTGGGGGCCATCACGTCGCCCGGCCTCACGCTGCTGCCCAGCGCCGTGGCCATGGTCAAGCAGGAGCAGCCCACCTTGCGGGTCGGGCTGGAGATCGAAAACAGCCCGGTGCTGATCGAGCGGCTGCAGCAGGGCAAGCTGGATCTGGTGGTGGCGCGCCTGTTTGCCGAGCAGGACAAGACCAATCTGCGCTACGAGCCGCTGATCGAGGAACCGGTGTGCGCCATCGCCCGCCCCGGCCACCCGCTGGTGCGCCGGGACGGGCTGAGCCTGCGCGATGTGGTGGGCGCGGGCTGGATCGTGCCGCCCGCGGGCAGCGTGCTGCGGCACCGGTTTGACCTGATGTTCCAGGAGGTGGGCCTGGCACCGCCGACCAATGTGATCGAGTCGTCGGCGCTGCTGTTCATCACCCGCATGCTGCAGCAAAGCGACATGCTGGCGGTGATTGCCGCCGACGTGGCCCGCTACTACGCCGCCCACGGCCTGGTGGCCATCGTGCCGCTGGACATGCCCTGCCATATGGACGCGTTCGGCATCATCACCCGCACCGACCGCCTGCCCTCGCCCGCCGCCAAGGTAATGCTCACCGCCCTGAAAGCCGCCAGCCTGGCCCTGTACGGCTGCACGCTGGAGGCCAGCGAAGCCTGA
- the mobA_1 gene encoding mobilization protein A, with protein sequence MATFHISVKSGKPGSAANHAAYIAREGKYGKNGRQYDLVTKEHGNLPEWADGNPLKFWKTADAGERINGAVYREFEVALPMELPIDENIGLVHDFIAMEIGDKPFQFAIHMPMAALGKVEQPHAHIMFSDRKPDGIERAAEQHFKRYNPYKPELGGCKKDSGGKEKGVLKAEIVKTREVWAELQNKCLIKNGYDARVDHRSNRDRGIKHEPEQHLGQVAIAKMSQDERDAYHHRRQSPEHV encoded by the coding sequence ATGGCAACCTTTCATATAAGTGTTAAAAGTGGTAAGCCTGGCAGCGCAGCGAATCATGCGGCATATATTGCACGTGAAGGAAAGTATGGGAAAAATGGGAGGCAGTACGACCTCGTAACGAAAGAGCATGGGAACTTACCAGAGTGGGCAGACGGGAATCCTTTGAAATTTTGGAAAACTGCTGATGCAGGTGAGCGTATTAATGGTGCGGTCTATAGAGAGTTTGAAGTGGCTCTGCCGATGGAGTTGCCTATTGATGAGAATATTGGGTTAGTGCATGACTTTATAGCTATGGAAATTGGTGATAAACCATTTCAATTTGCTATTCATATGCCTATGGCTGCACTGGGAAAAGTAGAGCAACCTCATGCACACATTATGTTTTCAGATAGGAAGCCAGATGGTATTGAACGAGCAGCGGAGCAGCATTTTAAACGTTACAACCCGTATAAGCCTGAGTTGGGTGGTTGCAAAAAAGATAGTGGAGGTAAAGAGAAGGGTGTGTTAAAGGCTGAGATCGTTAAAACTCGTGAGGTATGGGCTGAATTACAAAATAAATGCCTTATTAAGAATGGCTACGATGCGAGAGTGGATCATCGTAGCAACCGGGATCGAGGTATCAAACATGAGCCTGAACAGCATCTAGGGCAGGTAGCTATTGCGAAGATGAGCCAAGATGAAAGAGACGCCTACCACCACAGACGACAAAGTCCTGAGCATGTTTAA
- the czcS gene encoding sensor protein CzcS has product MLRLWSRNSLAARIAIGSAFFGLLITGGAIVIGFSALSQQLDERSAGELKGKRDLLLHVLSEISSPEAINQNRHRFGDLLIGHDDLHLALIDPANGLMVTSFSKIAQQSVPALDAKPDSATADYDWTASSAEKLTAVRGIGLVMNGSPVRYYLSMDRRHDSELLAGFIKATWVGLPILLLIVALGAWLIARTSLAPLLRFNYLAASIGTQSLNHRVSLDGLPTELSELATEFNDMLQRVDDGYRRLQDFSGELAHEMRTPVATLMGRTQVALSHSRTMEQLREVLEGNEEELERLSRLISDMLFIAHADHNETILQSEKLDLAVEVQQVAEYLSLIAEERGITIEVTGRAILMGDRRLVQRAITNLLSNAIRHSTENSPVSVMISEQNGEVSLEVANTGDGIPQVHLDRIFDRFYRVDSARARLDGGTGLGLAIVHSIMSAHQGQVTVSSVLGGITRFRLLFYAA; this is encoded by the coding sequence ATGTTGCGCCTATGGTCTCGGAACTCGTTGGCTGCACGTATTGCGATAGGCAGTGCATTCTTTGGACTGTTGATCACAGGCGGTGCTATCGTGATCGGTTTTTCTGCCTTGTCGCAGCAGCTCGACGAGCGATCGGCTGGCGAACTCAAGGGAAAGCGCGACTTGCTTTTGCATGTTCTTTCGGAAATATCTTCGCCGGAAGCCATTAACCAGAACAGACACCGTTTTGGCGATCTTTTGATTGGCCATGATGATCTTCATCTGGCGCTGATTGATCCGGCCAACGGTCTGATGGTGACTAGTTTTTCAAAAATTGCGCAGCAGTCAGTGCCCGCATTAGACGCGAAACCTGACAGTGCTACAGCCGATTACGATTGGACAGCGTCCTCTGCAGAGAAACTTACGGCTGTACGAGGTATCGGCTTAGTTATGAATGGATCGCCAGTTCGCTACTACCTTTCAATGGACCGCAGGCATGATAGCGAGTTGCTAGCTGGATTTATCAAAGCAACCTGGGTCGGCTTACCCATACTTTTGTTGATCGTTGCGCTAGGCGCTTGGCTCATAGCGCGTACCAGCTTGGCCCCCCTGCTGCGCTTCAACTACTTGGCAGCATCTATAGGTACCCAGTCGCTAAATCATCGGGTTTCTTTAGATGGTCTTCCCACGGAACTGAGCGAGCTAGCCACAGAGTTCAATGACATGCTGCAACGTGTCGATGATGGCTACAGGAGGCTGCAAGACTTTTCTGGTGAGCTTGCCCATGAAATGCGGACACCAGTCGCGACCCTCATGGGAAGAACGCAGGTTGCGTTGTCCCATTCGCGCACGATGGAGCAACTTCGAGAGGTCTTGGAAGGAAACGAGGAGGAACTGGAGAGATTGTCTCGTTTGATTTCCGACATGCTTTTCATCGCTCACGCTGACCACAATGAGACTATTTTGCAATCCGAAAAATTGGACTTAGCGGTTGAGGTGCAACAAGTCGCAGAGTATCTGTCACTGATTGCCGAAGAGCGAGGTATCACGATAGAAGTTACGGGTAGGGCGATTTTGATGGGAGATCGTCGGTTGGTGCAGCGGGCAATTACGAATTTGCTCTCCAACGCCATTCGCCATTCAACTGAAAATTCGCCTGTAAGTGTCATGATCTCAGAACAAAACGGAGAAGTTTCACTGGAAGTCGCAAACACTGGCGACGGCATCCCCCAGGTTCACTTAGACCGAATATTTGATCGGTTTTATCGGGTGGATTCAGCTAGAGCACGACTTGATGGTGGCACGGGTCTGGGCCTAGCGATCGTGCATTCAATTATGTCAGCCCACCAAGGCCAAGTGACAGTAAGTAGTGTGTTGGGCGGAATAACTAGATTTAGATTGTTATTTTACGCCGCTTAA
- the soj_1 gene encoding sporulation initiation inhibitor protein Soj, translating into MPLVVFNQKGGVGKSTITCNLAAISASQGLRTLVIDLDPQGNSSSYLLGAQARDDQPTVAGFFEHCLSYSLRTVLPTDFIVTTPHENLHLMPSSPLLGELESKLESRHKLYKLREALQLLAAGYDRIYIDTPPALNFYTRSALIGARACLIPFDCDEFARKALYTLLDNVAEIRADHNPGLVVDGIVVNQFQPRANLPQRMVGELVAEGLPVLQPYLPSSVKIRESHEQSLPMVYLDPQHKLTQAFVALHAVVQGLRAA; encoded by the coding sequence ATGCCGCTTGTCGTTTTCAACCAGAAGGGTGGGGTGGGCAAGTCCACCATTACCTGCAATTTGGCCGCCATCAGTGCCAGCCAGGGGCTGCGCACGCTGGTGATCGACCTGGACCCGCAGGGCAATTCCAGCAGCTACCTATTGGGGGCGCAGGCGCGGGATGACCAGCCCACGGTGGCCGGGTTTTTTGAGCACTGCCTGAGCTACAGCCTGCGCACCGTGCTGCCCACCGACTTCATCGTCACCACGCCGCACGAAAACCTGCACCTCATGCCGTCCAGCCCGCTGCTGGGCGAGCTGGAGAGCAAGCTGGAGTCGCGCCACAAGCTGTACAAGCTGCGCGAGGCCTTGCAGCTGCTGGCGGCGGGCTACGACCGCATCTACATCGACACGCCGCCTGCGCTGAACTTCTACACCCGCTCGGCCCTCATCGGCGCGCGCGCCTGCCTGATCCCGTTCGACTGCGACGAGTTTGCCCGCAAGGCCCTGTACACCCTGCTGGACAACGTGGCCGAGATCCGTGCCGACCACAACCCCGGCCTGGTGGTGGACGGCATTGTGGTGAACCAGTTCCAGCCGCGCGCCAACCTGCCCCAGCGCATGGTGGGCGAGTTGGTGGCCGAGGGCCTGCCGGTGTTGCAGCCGTATTTGCCCTCGTCGGTGAAGATCCGCGAGTCGCACGAGCAGTCTTTGCCCATGGTTTACCTGGACCCGCAGCACAAGCTGACGCAGGCCTTTGTGGCGCTGCACGCGGTGGTGCAGGGTCTGCGGGCCGCGTAA
- a CDS encoding sulfoquinovose 1-dehydrogenase, producing the protein MSKSELNLNSTYPSLREQAVFITGGGSGIGAAMVSAFVRQGARVAFVDIAETASQALAEELVAAGYPAPWWRTCDVRDIAALQTAVADAASALGDFAVLVNNVASDDRHTLESVTPAYYDQRMAINERPAFFAIQAVVPGMQRRGGGSIVNLGSTGWQTKGTGYPCYAIAKSSVNGLTRGLAKSLGADRIRINTVSPGWVMTERQVALWLNTESEAELQRTQCLPDKLSGHDIARMVLFLASDDGAMCTAQEFKVDAGWA; encoded by the coding sequence ATGTCGAAAAGCGAACTGAATCTGAACTCCACCTACCCCAGCCTGCGCGAGCAGGCTGTTTTTATTACCGGCGGGGGCAGCGGCATTGGGGCGGCCATGGTGTCGGCGTTTGTGCGGCAGGGTGCGCGCGTGGCCTTTGTGGACATAGCCGAGACTGCCAGCCAGGCGCTGGCAGAAGAGCTGGTAGCGGCCGGTTACCCCGCGCCCTGGTGGCGTACCTGCGATGTGCGCGACATTGCGGCGCTGCAAACCGCCGTGGCAGACGCGGCCAGCGCCCTCGGCGACTTTGCGGTGCTGGTGAACAACGTGGCCAGCGACGACCGGCACACGCTGGAGTCCGTCACCCCCGCGTACTACGACCAGCGCATGGCCATCAACGAGCGGCCGGCGTTTTTTGCCATCCAGGCGGTGGTGCCGGGCATGCAGCGCCGGGGCGGCGGCTCCATCGTCAACCTGGGCTCCACCGGCTGGCAGACCAAGGGCACGGGCTACCCCTGCTACGCGATCGCCAAGTCGTCGGTGAACGGGCTGACGCGCGGGCTGGCCAAGAGCCTGGGCGCGGACCGCATCCGCATCAACACCGTGTCGCCCGGCTGGGTGATGACCGAGCGGCAGGTGGCGCTGTGGCTCAACACCGAGAGCGAGGCCGAACTGCAGCGCACCCAGTGCCTGCCCGACAAGCTGAGCGGCCACGACATCGCCCGCATGGTGCTGTTTCTGGCCTCGGACGACGGCGCGATGTGCACGGCACAAGAGTTCAAGGTGGACGCGGGTTGGGCGTGA